In one window of Streptomyces griseus subsp. griseus DNA:
- the aspT gene encoding aspartate-alanine antiporter, with amino-acid sequence MGVLRDHPELALFFCLAAGYLVGKLRVGPITLGGICGTLIVSLLIGTRHVSVDDDVKTVFFALFIFSLGYMAGPQFFANLNRSSLRFFTLCLIELVCVLGIAYGLAKAFDLDVGTAAGILAGAATESAVVGTATEAIGKLSDLTSEQITQYQGHVATAYTVCYLFGLITIVLFTSQIMPMLLRINLADASRELWEKMRGGQSGLESDEREALPGMVGRTYLVTLADGRTVGDLESSLGGHITVEGIKRGSKLLTPSPGLELTLSDLVQVVGRRSAIIEAGREIGPETPAIPGLDTPLATRQVAVTEKATAGSSIDRLEKSHPEFREDGVYITDVLRNDQHLPASAETVLQRGDVLTLVGARGGLNRLVAKIGAVVKNDSTDFVYIGFGIVAGSLLGQIVVKLGDVPMSLGTGGGCLISGLVFGWFRSRKQTFGAFPPQAATTLKDMGLAVFIACTGLAAGPQAWPLLKEYGALLPFAGIAMVLVPATISLIVGRKLLKIEKPLLIGAIAGQQCSTPAITSITQVAQSSVPLLGYTITYTLSNFLLPLTGPILVGVLGS; translated from the coding sequence ATGGGCGTACTGCGCGACCATCCCGAACTGGCCCTCTTCTTCTGTCTCGCCGCCGGCTATCTGGTCGGCAAGCTCCGCGTCGGCCCGATCACCCTCGGCGGCATCTGCGGCACGCTGATCGTGTCGCTGCTGATCGGCACCCGGCACGTCAGCGTCGACGACGACGTGAAGACCGTCTTCTTCGCCCTGTTCATCTTCTCGCTCGGCTACATGGCCGGGCCGCAGTTCTTCGCCAACCTCAACCGCTCCAGCCTCCGCTTCTTCACGCTCTGCCTGATCGAACTGGTCTGTGTCCTCGGGATCGCCTACGGGCTCGCCAAGGCCTTCGACCTGGACGTCGGCACGGCGGCCGGGATCCTGGCGGGGGCGGCCACGGAGTCCGCCGTCGTGGGAACGGCGACCGAGGCGATCGGCAAGCTCAGCGACCTGACCTCGGAGCAGATCACCCAGTACCAGGGGCATGTGGCGACCGCGTACACGGTCTGCTACCTGTTCGGCCTGATCACCATCGTCCTCTTCACCAGCCAGATCATGCCGATGCTGCTCCGCATCAACCTGGCCGACGCCTCCCGTGAGCTGTGGGAGAAGATGCGCGGCGGTCAGTCCGGGCTGGAGTCCGACGAGCGTGAGGCGCTGCCCGGTATGGTCGGCCGCACCTACCTGGTGACGCTCGCCGACGGACGGACGGTCGGCGATCTGGAGAGCTCGCTGGGCGGTCACATCACGGTCGAGGGGATCAAGCGCGGCAGCAAGCTGCTGACGCCCTCCCCCGGCCTGGAGCTGACCCTCAGCGACCTGGTCCAGGTGGTCGGCCGGCGCTCGGCGATCATCGAGGCGGGCCGGGAGATCGGCCCGGAGACCCCGGCCATCCCGGGACTCGACACCCCGCTGGCCACCCGCCAGGTCGCCGTCACCGAGAAGGCGACCGCCGGCTCCTCCATCGACCGCCTGGAGAAGAGCCACCCGGAGTTCCGCGAGGACGGCGTCTACATCACCGACGTCCTCCGCAACGACCAGCACCTCCCCGCCAGCGCGGAGACCGTCCTCCAGCGCGGCGACGTCCTCACCCTGGTCGGCGCCCGCGGCGGGCTGAACAGGCTGGTCGCCAAGATCGGGGCGGTGGTCAAGAACGACTCCACCGACTTCGTCTACATCGGTTTCGGCATCGTCGCGGGGTCCCTGCTCGGCCAGATCGTGGTCAAGCTCGGGGACGTCCCGATGTCGCTCGGCACGGGCGGCGGCTGCCTCATCTCCGGGCTGGTCTTCGGCTGGTTCCGCTCCCGCAAGCAGACCTTCGGCGCCTTCCCGCCGCAGGCCGCGACCACGCTGAAGGACATGGGGCTGGCCGTCTTCATCGCCTGTACGGGACTGGCGGCGGGGCCGCAGGCCTGGCCGCTGCTGAAGGAGTACGGGGCGCTGCTGCCGTTCGCCGGGATCGCCATGGTCCTGGTGCCCGCGACGATCTCGCTGATCGTCGGGCGGAAGCTGCTGAAGATCGAGAAGCCGCTGCTGATCGGAGCCATCGCCGGACAGCAGTGCTCGACCCCGGCGATCACCTCCATCACCCAGGTGGCCCAGAGCTCCGTACCGCTGCTCGGCTACACCATCACGTACACGCTCTCCAACTTCCTGCTGCCGCTGACCGGGCCGATCCTCGTCGGCGTCCTGGGTTCCTGA
- the aspT gene encoding aspartate-alanine antiporter: MIDFLNRNIFQPHPELLVFLVVALGFLLGKVRYRAIALGAVTGCLVAGLVLGAQFKVDIDDTVKNLFFIMFLFALGYRVGPQFFRGLKKDGLPQVVNAVVVCVTGLLVSWLFASLLGYGPGLGAGLMSGALTQSAAIGVAQDAIGTLPGLSADEVKTQENLVAVGYAVTYPLGTILCAMLLANVLPRLYRRDLAKESADLAAELDAPDESPDEGAGYYEVVLRAYRVDRPDLVGRSVAGFEEQQQALGRRVYLTGVRREGTVLEHDQSRTLRLGDTVAVSAIRGDLVDFDPRTHIGAEADDVGLLGYRTETLHVVASRKEHLGRTVGEVRREPFMVGVYIDKLYRAGAEFPYRLSTPLERGDTLILTGPERLVGPAGKALGKPVPTSFATDMVWVGLGIFLGGCIGIPALTAGGVPISLSTSGGGLIMGLVFGWIRGRYPTYGNVPPGAQWFMDTLGLCLFVAVVGINAGPGFTSGLSTAGWGLLVLGAVATVVPLIVGFLVGHYIQKIRFPVLMGVLAGGQTTTAAIGAVNETSKSQIPTLGYTIPYAVGNVLLTVWGAVIVILNH; this comes from the coding sequence GTGATCGACTTCCTCAACCGGAACATCTTCCAGCCCCACCCCGAACTGCTCGTCTTCCTCGTCGTCGCGCTCGGCTTCCTGCTGGGCAAGGTCCGCTACCGGGCCATCGCGCTGGGCGCGGTGACGGGGTGCCTGGTGGCGGGGCTGGTGCTGGGCGCGCAGTTCAAGGTCGACATCGACGACACGGTGAAGAACCTGTTCTTCATCATGTTCCTGTTCGCCCTGGGCTACCGGGTCGGCCCGCAGTTCTTCCGGGGGCTGAAGAAGGACGGCCTGCCGCAGGTGGTCAACGCGGTGGTGGTCTGTGTGACCGGGCTGCTGGTCTCGTGGCTCTTCGCCAGCCTGCTCGGTTACGGTCCCGGGCTCGGCGCCGGGCTGATGAGCGGGGCCCTCACCCAGTCGGCCGCGATCGGCGTCGCCCAGGACGCCATCGGTACGCTGCCGGGGCTGTCGGCCGACGAGGTGAAGACCCAGGAGAACCTGGTGGCCGTCGGGTACGCGGTGACGTACCCGCTCGGCACCATCCTGTGCGCGATGCTCCTGGCCAACGTGCTGCCCCGGCTCTACCGCAGGGACCTGGCGAAGGAGAGCGCCGACCTCGCCGCCGAGCTGGACGCGCCGGACGAGAGCCCGGACGAGGGGGCGGGCTACTACGAGGTGGTGCTGCGCGCCTACCGCGTCGACCGCCCCGACCTGGTGGGCCGCTCGGTGGCCGGCTTCGAGGAGCAACAGCAGGCGCTGGGCCGCCGCGTCTACCTCACCGGCGTCCGCCGCGAGGGCACGGTCCTGGAGCACGACCAGTCCCGTACGCTCCGGCTCGGCGACACCGTCGCGGTCAGCGCGATCCGGGGCGACCTGGTCGACTTCGACCCCCGTACGCACATCGGCGCCGAGGCCGACGACGTCGGACTGCTCGGCTACCGCACCGAGACGCTGCATGTCGTCGCCTCGCGGAAGGAGCACCTCGGGCGGACGGTCGGGGAGGTGCGCCGGGAGCCGTTCATGGTCGGCGTCTACATCGACAAGCTGTACCGGGCGGGCGCCGAGTTCCCCTACCGGCTCTCCACCCCGCTGGAGCGCGGCGACACACTGATCCTCACCGGCCCGGAGCGGCTGGTCGGCCCGGCGGGGAAGGCGCTCGGCAAGCCGGTGCCGACGAGTTTCGCCACCGACATGGTCTGGGTGGGGCTCGGCATCTTCCTCGGCGGCTGCATCGGCATCCCGGCGCTGACGGCGGGCGGGGTGCCGATCTCCCTCTCCACCTCGGGCGGCGGGCTGATCATGGGCCTGGTCTTCGGGTGGATCCGGGGCAGGTACCCGACGTACGGGAACGTGCCGCCGGGCGCCCAGTGGTTCATGGACACCCTCGGCCTCTGCCTCTTCGTCGCCGTCGTCGGCATCAACGCCGGTCCGGGCTTCACCAGCGGTCTCTCCACGGCCGGCTGGGGGCTGCTGGTCCTCGGGGCGGTCGCCACCGTGGTCCCGCTGATCGTGGGGTTCCTGGTCGGGCACTACATCCAGAAGATCCGGTTCCCGGTGCTGATGGGCGTCCTGGCGGGCGGCCAGACCACCACGGCGGCGATCGGCGCCGTCAACGAGACCTCGAAGTCGCAGATCCCCACCCTCGGTTACACGATTCCGTACGCCGTCGGCAACGTCCTGCTGACGGTGTGGGGCGCCGTGATCGTCATCCTCAACCACTGA
- a CDS encoding bifunctional aspartate transaminase/aspartate 4-decarboxylase, whose protein sequence is MPKTKLSREEIRSFAQLSPFELKDKFIQIATQAQSDKPGQKGKTTRAMLNAGRGNPNWTATGPREAYHALGYFAISESRRVWTADNLGGMPEEAGCAERFEHFVRTHPELPGIELLKASVDLAVKRFGFDRDAFVHELADSSIGDNYPVPDRILRHTEEIVRGYVADEMFDHRPPEGQTLSLFATEGGTAAMCYIFDSLMKNGILAKGDRIALMVPVFTPYLEIPELDTYGFDVVHVEANLFTETGVRQWRYPEEEIAKLADPSVKMVCCVNPSNPPSLALSSRVTDQILSIVGEQNPNLIIVTDDVYGTFVEGFRSLAADLPRNTLLVYSYSKHYGATGWRLGVIGLHDDNVIDAMLKEQGAEQKERLNRRYGTLSLEPEKMRFIDRMVADSRQVALNHTAGLSLPQQVMMALFSLFDMLDEGQAYKHRIRAIVQQRLELLLEGVHMKVSEDPKRAAYYIELDLLAEAERVQGKPFADFLEANYEPVDPLFRLAEQTSVVLLNGGGFDGPEWSVRVSLANLDDLDYLKIGHHLRAIFDEYAQEWRAQAAPGA, encoded by the coding sequence ATGCCCAAGACCAAGCTCAGCCGGGAAGAGATCCGGTCCTTCGCCCAGCTCTCGCCCTTCGAGCTGAAGGACAAGTTCATCCAGATCGCCACTCAGGCGCAGAGCGACAAGCCCGGCCAGAAGGGGAAGACGACCCGGGCGATGCTCAACGCGGGCCGGGGCAACCCCAACTGGACCGCGACCGGCCCTCGTGAGGCGTACCACGCGCTCGGCTACTTCGCGATCTCCGAGTCCCGCCGGGTCTGGACGGCGGACAACCTGGGCGGGATGCCGGAGGAGGCCGGGTGCGCGGAGCGGTTCGAGCACTTCGTCCGTACGCATCCGGAGCTGCCCGGCATCGAGCTGCTGAAGGCGAGCGTGGACCTGGCGGTCAAGCGGTTCGGCTTCGACCGGGACGCGTTCGTGCACGAGCTGGCGGACTCCTCGATCGGCGACAACTACCCGGTGCCGGACCGGATCCTGCGCCACACCGAGGAGATCGTGCGCGGCTACGTCGCGGACGAGATGTTCGACCACCGGCCGCCGGAGGGGCAGACGCTGAGCCTGTTCGCCACCGAGGGCGGCACGGCGGCGATGTGCTACATCTTCGACTCGCTGATGAAGAACGGAATCCTGGCGAAGGGCGACCGGATCGCCCTGATGGTCCCGGTGTTCACCCCGTACCTGGAGATCCCCGAGCTGGACACGTACGGCTTCGACGTGGTCCATGTGGAGGCGAACCTCTTCACCGAGACCGGGGTGCGGCAGTGGCGCTACCCGGAGGAGGAGATCGCCAAGCTGGCGGACCCGTCGGTGAAGATGGTCTGCTGCGTCAACCCGAGCAACCCGCCCTCGCTGGCGCTCTCCTCACGGGTCACCGACCAGATTCTCTCCATCGTCGGCGAGCAGAACCCGAACCTGATCATCGTGACCGACGATGTGTACGGGACGTTCGTCGAGGGCTTCCGCTCGCTCGCCGCGGACCTGCCGCGCAACACCCTGCTGGTGTACTCCTACTCCAAGCACTACGGGGCGACCGGCTGGCGGCTCGGGGTGATCGGGCTGCACGACGACAACGTGATCGACGCGATGCTGAAGGAGCAGGGCGCGGAGCAGAAGGAGCGGCTCAACAGGCGTTACGGAACGCTGTCGTTGGAGCCGGAGAAGATGCGGTTCATCGACCGGATGGTGGCGGACTCGCGGCAGGTGGCGCTCAACCACACGGCCGGGCTCTCGCTCCCGCAGCAGGTGATGATGGCGCTGTTCTCGCTCTTCGACATGCTGGACGAGGGCCAGGCGTACAAGCACCGCATCCGGGCCATCGTGCAACAGCGGCTCGAACTCCTGCTGGAGGGAGTGCACATGAAGGTCTCGGAGGACCCGAAGCGGGCGGCGTACTACATCGAACTGGACCTGCTGGCGGAGGCGGAACGCGTCCAGGGCAAGCCCTTCGCGGATTTCCTGGAGGCGAACTACGAGCCGGTGGACCCGCTGTTCCGGCTGGCCGAGCAGACCTCGGTGGTCCTGCTGAACGGGGGCGGGTTCGACGGCCCGGAGTGGTCGGTGCGGGTGTCGCTGGCCAACCTGGACGACCTGGACTACCTGAAGATCGGGCACCATCTGCGGGCGATCTTCGACGAGTACGCACAGGAGTGGCGGGCCCAGGCGGCACCGGGCGCGTGA